AAAAGAATGGTCAGAGTTAAGGGGGCCTACAGGAGATGGTGCAGTGCTCAGGACTGGCGACAGCACTGTTCACCGCCAGGAACAAGGGAAGAGTAGTAGAGGGAGAGGGCCGCCTGAAGCTGCCAACACATAGCCCAGGAAAATAAGTACCTCCAactccctctcctgccctgggATCTCCTGCCAGTCCCTCCCCTCAGCTGAACCCAACAGGAAGCCTGAGGGGTTTGCATCCCAGCACAGCCTGCCTCCCAGGACATAACAGGGTGGAGAAGGGTGGAGAGTGGAGGTAGAGTCATGGAATTGAAGGAAGAgctgcaaaacaaaaaaccaagtcTGGAAGATGCCAAGCAACCAAGGCCAAGGCCAGACAGATTCAGCTGATCAAGAGACAACAAGCAGCTTTTGACTCAGTTTATGACTTACGTAGATGGCAGGAGGAAGATTAGCCAAAGGTGGCAGCTCCACATGGACCTTGTTGCCACACCAAAAAGGATGGTGCGGAAATCAAAGCACTCATGGCTGCAACTTGAGTTGTGGGATATCCCGTTGCTGAATATCCCGTTGCTGAGAAGCCAGTTCCAGACATAGCTAAGCTGTTTTATAGGCTGCAGCGccactgggagggagggagggcagaaagCTTCAGAGCTCCTCAGAGCCTGGGACATGATGTCCTGAGTACCCTGTGAGGATAAGGAGGTCAGTAAAGATGGCcttgaggtagcacctcacaatcctccctctgctcctgttCCTGGAGGATCTCTCAGATAGGCTGTGGGTCGAGCCTTTGTCCGTGTGGCCGATGTTGATTCGTGCCAGGGTGACAGGGCAGGGCTCTTCCCCATGGAAGGTTCTTGGGCGGTTCCACAGACCTCAGAGCAGGAGGCTGGGGAGCTTCTCTCTAAAGCACCAGGCCTCAGATGACTCAGCCCTAACCActctctctcttccacttttCAGGTTCTTGGGAGAGAATTCAGCTATCCCAGCGTTGGTTTGGGGTGGCCACAGGGCAGGCTCACCATGTGCCTGGCAGCTTTCAGGGATGGGCCACAACCCGTCTGTCCCCTACTTGCTTCTGACCTTGAGGAGTGTCATTTCCGTCTTCTCTAACAGAGAGGGAAATCGAGAGACATCTTTGGGGACAGAGCAATGACAGAGTGGCTGCCATAACTAATCAGAGACCAATGGGCAGGGAATGGGAGCAAGATGAGGCCCCACCAGAGGCTGGAGCCGCTTTTAAAGACCTGAGCATAAAGCAGTGTACACATATAGCAATTGATAACTGCAAATCATTTGAAAaggaagcaataaaaagaaaaaaagaagaaaaaaggaagcaataacattaattttattatcCTTAAAGTTATTTAAAGTTCACAATGATGGCAGGAAATTATGTGTGGAAGTGTTTCCACCCTCGGGGGGAAGAGTAAGCAGAGATCATGGTTAGGAGGGGCCAAGAGAAGCCCAGCTTGACCCGCAGACCCCAAGGCCTGGCTCTGCTGTTAATACGAAGGTTGATAGCCTGGAAAGAGGTTAATAAATATGCCCCCTACTGGGAATAGGACCGTGGTCCTTTTCTCCCTATAATTGTTTCTAGGGACGCCCAGGCAGGAAGACCTCCCTGAACAATGATGACATCACCTCTGCTCACCGGAGCCAGCGGGACCCCTTGAGCCCCCTGTGCTCAGAGCTGGGGAGCAGCCCTACAGCTTGGTGGGCTGTGGGGGGGTGAGGTGGCTGGGCCCGCTGGACGGGGGCAGCACCATGGGCAGGGAGTTGCTGCCCCTTTCGTGCCAGCACGTGTCCAGGATGGGGTAGAGCTTGCCCTGGAAGTCGGCCTGGAAGGTGTAGAGCGGCCGCAGGTCGTCGGGGCGGTCAGCATCAAAGAAGGTCAGCTCCCCCTGCTCATAGTGCAGGTAGACGCCGATGCGGTGGGGGTGGCCGGCCACGGGCAGGGGCACCCGCGGACAGCTGAAGGCCTCGTACACCCGGCCCTCCTTCAGGCCGATGAGCCACACGCCGTGCTCTGGGGACTTGCTCAGCTTGCCCTTGCGGCTGGCCGTACCCTTGATGACCCCCAGGCGCCAGTCGCTCTtgctgcccacccccacctcccagtaGTGGCGGCCGCAGGAGAAGCCCCTGCTGGCCAGGACGCACGTGCTGTAGTCAAAGCCCTCGGGCTGGCTGGCGCGCCGCTGGGCCAGGAGCCCACACTGCACCACCGTGTTGCCCTTGGAGAGCTCCAGGAGCGGGTGGGCCGTGGCAGGATCCAGCTTGAGGGACTCCGGGGCTGGGAGAGATCAGAGGAGATGCTGTGTTCAAGCCACGCAGAAGGCGGCTGGCTCTGCCCCGAGGGAGGCCAATGGGAGGCCCTGAGCTCCTCAGGAGAAGAACCGAGTCGGCCTCACCCCTGTAATCTGCGGGGCctaggaggggctgggggcctggagcaGGCAACCCTGCAGacgtttgctgaatgagtgaacgATGCCTGAAGGGTGGAGGACGGGCGGCTGTGAGCCGAGGCATTCTGGCAAGGGAAACGGTGCGGGCCTGCGGGCCTGCCGGAGGCGGAGGTGCCGATGGAAGGACCTGGGAGATGGCCTGTCATGTGGGCGCCTCAGCTTCGCTCCCCAGGTTTTCTGGACACACTAACACTGCAGTGGTTTTCTTAGATACCCTAGCAGCCCGGTCAAGGACAAACTATCCCGACTGACCTCTTTGCTCACTGCCAGCTAATCAGTTTACACCCAAAACATGCAAACGACGTTCATGGTTCAGAGattatctgtagttttttttttctcccctttccccctttttctctTATATCAACCTTGCTTTTGCCTTTGTTAGATGAAATCAGTCTATTGATCCATCTCCCTATGTGCTAGTAATTAAGGAGTTAATTAAACGTCCGAGTTATTTTTTAGCAGAGCAGCAGCTGCCATTCATTAAGCACtaacacgcacgcacgcacgcacgcacgcacgcctACTGAGAAACTATGCAGCCCAGCAAGTGGGCtctttacagatcaggaaactgaggctcagaattaCACCACTCTCCCAGTCACCAGTTAGTAAGAGCTACAGCTGAGCTTGAGCCCCCTCTGCTGGTGGAAGCTCAGCCCTGCACCCTTCTAGTTCATACCTCATACACTAgaaggatggggggtggggtggggggggtggtctCACCTGGCAGAACCTTTCGGAAAAGCCTTTTCCACACAGTCAGCTTGATGTCGGCCTGGTGCAGGCCTGGCTTGAAGGAGATGGGACTGAACGTGCCTTCCAAGGGCCGGGCCTGCTGGAGCTCTGAGCTGGGGGCAAAGGTCCACAGTGACAGTGGAGCTGCCTACTGTGCACCTCAGCCCTTCACCTGTACGCAGATCCAACCAGCCAAGCCACAGCTCAGAAGAccgtgcaccccacccccactctaaTGACCTGCCTCCTTCCTGGAAGGGGAAACACTAATCAGTAGCTCTCGAAATGCAGGTCTGGgcccagcagcagcacctgggggcttgttagaaatgcaaattttcttgggccccacccaggcctgctgaatcagaattcaTTCCTGGGGCCCAGTGAGCTGTGGTTGAATGAGccctccaggtggttctgatgtGCTGTTTGAGGACCACTTCTCTGTATCGGGTGACCCTGGCCCCCAGCTCCAGCTGGAGTGGAAACCAAACTCAGCCAATCATGTCCTCTGTCCATTCATTTCAGCCAGTGCTCCTAACCAAATTGTCCTTAAGACTAAGGCAAACTGGAGAAAACAAGGAGGCTCTCATAAATGTGGCTGAGGCACGCTCAGGAACTGCATGAGTGATTCGTTTGTGGGTTTGGAACATGCATCCAACCCCTTCCTACAAGCCATGGTGCATGTTTCATTACCCACCATCACCCACCTCACCTCCCGTTCTGCCCTGCCTCATACTTTCATCCATGACATTGAACTTCTCATAATATTCCAAGCCTACACACACTTCACCCTTTCACGTAACTCAGTGTGCCTGGCAAAGGCCTGTCCTCTACCCTTCTCAGCCATcccacttcccctcagtcacctCCTCCTCTGTGCTAATTCTTTAGTTTGTATGAACTCCTACTGTTCTAGGTGCCCAAAGTGATGTAACCATAGTTCACCCAAGACAGGGATGTCACTTTCCCTGGGCTTAGTACAGAGCCAGATGTGAGCAGCTGCTCCCAGCACCAATAAAACTGAAGGGAGGATCTAGTGGAGATGGGACGCCCATGCCTGCAGCCAAGAGACCCTCGCGGAGAGCGCCCTCCAAGATTATTACCTGGAGGCCATAGTGTGGTACTTCTGGAAGACAAGAGGGAGGAGTGTTAGGGCATGGAGGAGGCTATTCGGAAGCCAATAGGAAGGGGGAGGCTCTTGGGGCCCCAGCGGCCTTGGCATGGGGGACACTCCCTTGTCCACTCACCCGGATGAACTCGTGGTGACTCTCGTTGCCAAACTGCTCCAGCACACCCGTGGCCTGGACCAGCCGCTCCCGAGCACCCCGGGCCTGCTCCAGCTGCATGTCCAGGGAGGCCACGAGGCCGCGGGTAtgaccctccaccccctccaggcAGCGGGCCTTCTCCTCGTCTACCAGGTGGTGCAGCTCCTGGAACTCACGGCGGATCACCCAGCTGAAGACATCGGACTCATtctgggacagggaggggccgGTCAAGACGGGAGCCATGGCTGACCTCGCGTCTCCAGAGCCGGGCAGCTCAGGCCTTTCTGGGCCTTCCGACCGGGCTAGTCCTGGTATCCGAGTCCCAGGGCTGACTCCTGACAGGGTGTTCACACTCTTCCCCGGGGATCCTGGATGTGGCCCCAGAGGGGAGGGTGACAGTggcaggggagaggctgggcGACAGTggcaggggagaggctgggcccccagctcccagctcaaATGCAGTGGCTCTGCTTTTGCCCATCTTTACTATCAAGTGTGAACATAAGATTTTGCTTTATCACGGGGGTCCACAACTGAAAAAGAGAAGTCTGAAGGCCCTGGAGAGCAGGCTTTGGAGATAACGAGGATTCTGTGTGACCCTGAGTTCTGCCTCCATGAGACGGGGTAAAGCTGGCTCCTCTCCAGGGTGAGGAAGATGAACTGAGCTGACTTTCAGCAGGTGCTGATCTCCTGCTCTTGTTTCATGACTACCTATAGGGCCCGGGCTCCACACCATCCCAGCCTAAGTGTCCCTCATTTAGGAAAAGCAGACAGCCACCGAGGGCTTCAGGCCTGTCCGTGCCTGTGCTCTGACGTACGAGGAGGGCATCGCACAGGCTGTCAAGGTCAAGCAGACCCAGGTGGCAGGGGGCGGGCAGTCATGCCCACACGTTAAGCTGTTTACCTCTGGGCCTTGGGTTCTGGGTTATCTCAGTCCCAAGGACATGGAGGACACAAGCCAACTTGGAGGCAGTCCTGACAACTGTGCCGAATTCCTCTAAGAGGCTTTGTgcttcccccaccctgccctggaaTGCTCTGAATTCTGGCTTTATATGGAAGGCGTGGATTCCTGTAAAGCACAATTAGAACTGGGCTCTGCAGGAAAGAGAAGGTGGGAGGCTGGTCCCAGGGGAGGGCACAGAGGGGCGGGGCACTCACGACAATCCGGGTCCTGTTGTTCACCAGTTTGGCAATTTGTTCCTCCACCTTCTTCTGCTCCTGCTTCAGGTCGGAGATGAGGGCCGCGAGCTCCTCCTGGAGGCAACGGGCCATGGCCCCATGAGACGCCAACCCCTTCACCCTCCCAGCTCCTGAGGGCGGCCTGATGGCCACGAGCACTCCCAGTGGAACCAGGGAGCTACCCGGGTACTCTTGGCCCCAAAATAGGTAAGACTATTCAAGAATATTCCACACTGATGCAGGAACTGCCCAGACAGAAGAGAATCTCCACGTCATCCCTATGACATGGACAGAGATGCTACACGTTACAGCCACCAGAAGTCACCACACAACATCCAATCAGGGCGATTGCCAATCTGAAGTCAACACTCCCTGCGTGGAATGCTGCCCGTAGGGTACCCACCTGGTAGACCTGCTGGTCACCAGCAGGTCCAGAATTAGTGGGCATCTGATCAAGAGTCATCACAAAAAGCCTGGCCCCAAGTGAGGCCAGTGGTGCATGCAGTGGCCCGGGTTACACCTGTGACCCCCCACTCCCTATAAAGACCTGAAAATCCATCCCCAGCAGGCTTGGGCCCCGCCTGAATTTAGGACCTCCCAAGCTGAAGTAAACTCACTTCTCCTAGGCTGCCCTGGCCCCATATCTAACCTTAGGGGTCCAACCAGAACCACCTAGAGCACCATCTGGCTGCATGACTTGATGGGAGCCTTGCTGGTTTGTACCCATGGAGTGTGCAGAATCTTTAGCTTGGATGGTGCCCAAGCAGAAGTCAGCTGCAAGAGCCTTTCTGGAAGGTAGCTGAGAAAAAAAAGCCAGCATGGAGataaagaagcacagagtccttgCTCTCCATAACAAGGCATCCAATCTCATAGGAGCCTGAGAAGGGCATCTCAATGGTCACCCTCCCAAGGCAAAGAGAGACAGGACTAGTTCTTTCTCATTAACTGGGCCACAGTGAGTGGAAACAgaattatgcaaataaataatcttaagaCTTCAATCAATAGAAGACAGGAATGCATGAAAGAGATCTGATAAAGGAACTTAATTTAGTTGCATTGCAGAGAGGAGTCTTGAGATCACAAAAACCCACATCCAAAACCAGGACCCAAGCCCTCCCAACCCCTAGCCAGAAGTGATGAGCTCCTGAGAGTCTCCTTTGCTTCCAGACAGCCCTTTGCTGATAAAACTCAACTCAATTTCACTGCACTGCAATCTGGCTTCCTCCTCTCACACTCCCCTAAAACTACTCTTGCCAAGACAACAGATTCTTACCGCTAAACTTGACAGGCTCTTTTCAATCCTCAGCAGACATTTCACACAAGTGATTTCCTTCTTGTTGAAATGCTCTGCTCCTGTGATTTCCAGGAGGCCACATTCAGCCAATGTTCCTGCTCCCTCTGTGAATCCTTTCTGTCCCCTTTTCAGAGTTCTCTCTCTACCCAAATCTTAAGCCCCGATGCTCCTGGGGGCATCAGCAGGGTGTTCCCCATCACTCTGCAGACTCTCCCAGTCAGTCTTCTCCACACCTGTGGCTTCAAAGACCACCTGTATGTAGATTACTCCCAATCTCTTATTCCCAGCCTCACTCTCCAAGCAGAGAGATGGAGCCACATCGTGACTCTGCTTAAAACCTTCCAACCCTGGTTCTCTGAATAAACCCCAAATCCCTTCTCATGTCACACAGGACGTTTCATGACCTGCTTACCTCACCGTTCTCCCACCTCACTCTCCCTCGAGCTTATTGGAACCATGTATAATGCCTCAAATGTGCCATGCTGGTCTTTTGCATGTGCTCTTTGTATACTTAGAATGCTTTTcctccccttcttttcctttcaagtcCTCCTTATGATTCAGGTCTCAACTTAGCagtccatttcctccaggaagccttccctgactacctGAGACCATGCAGGAGCAATGTTCCAGATGGTTTCACCATTGCCCGTACTTAACCTTGACAACAGCACCTGACAACGGGACTCTGTCAGCCCCCTGGACTGTGAGCTCTGGTGCAGGGTGAACTTCTTGCCCACTATTGTACCGTGGGCACCAGCATAGCACCTAGCACGTACCAGATGCCCAGGAAATGTCTGTGGGCAGGGAAGCTGGTGGACAACCTGACTGGCCGTGTGCACCTTTCCTACTTGTCTCCCAGGGttgaaagagcaaagaaatgctGCCCAGAGCACTCAGCCAGGAAATCCCTGGAAAAGCTTCCAGGGGGCCCCTCTGGTACAGATCTTGATGcctttccctcttcctgcccCCCTCCCATGAATTTTGTCATTCCTTATCCCTaccgcccccaccccactccccaccaaaCACCAGGCCAGGTACCCTATAACAATTTACCTCCAAGAGCCCTTCCTGTCCTTACTCGATCTGTTGACAGGGGAATGAAAACTGGCCTTGGTTTgagtcctagctctgccaccaAACGGTATGACCTTGACTAAGACGCCTACctcctctgagcctgtttcctcatttgtaaatataACAATAACCCCACTCTTCATAAACCTTAGGTCAACAGACTAACCTAAGATggtatcattattgttattacttaTCTTAAATGATGATCTGCTAGTTCTGAGGCAACAGTCCATGAAGGCAGGAATCCACTGATTCCACGAATACATTTTGGGCATTTACTACCTGCTTGGCACGGTTCTAGGCACAGAAATATCCCTGGGAATGAAACAAAGTTCCTGCCTTCACTTGCCTGAGAGTGCAGCCCCCTGGGTGCTCAAGAATCTAATGAGGGATACACAGAAAAATAGAGCAGGGAGGGGGCTAGCACATTTCGCACTCTCCATCCTTTGGATTGCCTAATCCTCACCACTTGGAGACTGGAGCCACTGCTCAGAAGGTGATTAGTGGATTGGTGGATAAGTGAACGCTCCACGAGCTCTGCTCCAGCACAAGGCTGGCCCTGGACCCCTCTGTGCCAGGCAATGGCCCCGAGGGCACAGGACCCAGCTCTGTGTGCCCCAGAGCGGTCCGGCTCCCTGCACCCCCAGCAGTCTCGCTCCCCACCTTCATGCGGCTGTAGACGGTAGAGACAGGCGTGACCCGGTGGTGCTggtgggagcccagcaggccgcAGAGGCCGCAGATGAGCTCCTGGTCCTTCTCGCAGAAGAGGCTGAGAGGGTTCCGGTGGTGTGCACAGACCTGGGGCTCAGGATCCCCAGGGAGCTGCAGGGCTTCGATCACCCTCGCCAGGGAGACGTTGGGTGGGGAGCTGCTGCAGTCCACCTCCTGCCGGCACACGGGGCAGCGCAGCTCTGAGTCTGGGTGGCGGGACAGGGACAGCAGGCAGCCCTTGCAGTAGGAGTGGCCGCACTGCAGCATCAGGGGCTCCTTGAAGACCTCCAGGCAGATGGGGCACTGCAGGCGGTCCTCCAGCTCGGGCACGCTCACCTGCCACGCCATCCACGGTGCCTGCTGGAGCCCAGGGCGGCCTCCCTGGTGCCTGCTCCCTCTACTCCTTtggcccccagcccccaagggcCCTGAAAGGAGAGGCTCTTAAGGACGCCAGTCTTCAGTTCCAGTCCTGACCCACTATGACCTTGGGTCTGTTTTCCCATCTTTAAAACAAAGGGCTTAAATGAAAAAAGTGGTCACTTGGAGGTCCAGGATTCTACATTCCTAACTCAGATTTGGAGGTAAACATGAAAGGGGCCATCTGCAGGGTCACTTGGAGTGACTAATAATGTAAGCTCCAGCCCAGCAGGCGTCCTGACCTAGAGCCAGACAGCAAAACAAGCCAAGGTCTTTCCCACCTTCTAGATCAGTTCTCAAACTGGCGAGCCTCTGTTGGAAGCAGAGTTACAGTAGAATTCCTGAGCCACCCCTTCTCACATCTCCAGTGAGCCCCAGAAATCTGCACTTACCATTGACACCCCCAGGCCATTCTAAAGCAGAGTTCTGTCTTAGAACAACACTGTTCCAGAGAGTCTGGGACCTTGGAGGGCTGTCTCCTGAGCTTCCACCCCACTCCCCTGTAAAAACTGATTGGCACCGACAGAGGAGAAGCATCTCACCAGAAGTCGGCAGTGGGCCCAGGGGAACCCCAACAGTGGACTACCTGGCTTCTCAGCACTCACCGAGCTCCCCCAACCGGGGCCTCACACCAGCATCACTGACTTGGATCTGCTCCACCTTCTGTTCTCCCCAGGATGggacagcaggtgcagagacccaGGGATTGTAGCTGGACACCTGCTCTACCTAGTCTctgcccctttcctcctcccctttcccagaAACACCTGGGTGTCCTCAAGGTCACTCAGAATCAGGTGGAAACTGGGCCACACCACGGGACTGGGGAGGCAGCCTCTACTTGGCCAGCTCTGATAACAGCAATACTCAGGTGCTTGCCTTGGCGAGGCGTCGGGGACGGGCAGAAACAGAGGCACTGGGCACCTATTCATACCTCACATACCCCAAACAGCAGTGGCCTCGTGCTTTGACACAATTCTTTCTGAATCTcaaactctccctctctctctagaATTTTGAAGGTATTTTTACTTACCtagatttttaaattgatgtataaCTTCCTTAAAGTACACAAATCTTAACTATACAGTTGCAGTACAACTTAGTATGTGTATACTCACTCTCAAAATCAAGATACAAAGGAGCTTCTGGGTTGGTTAATGCATCCATGttctgagggggtgggggggtgcatcCCAGTTCTATGGGGACAGAAGTTCCTGCACTCTGGACCCTTCCAGACGTCATGCTATATATCTTTTCATATggtgttcatctgtatcctttattaCAAGGATAATACATTAaaacagtaaacatttttaaaaaatcaagatacagaacatttccagcaccCAGAGGCTTCTTCATGCATCAGCCAGTCAGAACCTCTAGCACTATCCTGACTTACATAATTGCAGATTAATGTGGCctattttgaatttcaaataaacagaatTGCATAGTAAGTATTCTTTTGTGTCCAACTTCTCTTACTCAATATTATTgaattacaaacatttttattaaaagtatttcAATGGTTTAGAAGTTCAATGACATTTTGTCATATAGTTAATAAATATTATGGTTATACTCTACTATATGTGTCATGTGCTGCGTGGTTGGAAATCACTGAATGGAAACAACAAGGGTGGGTGAGGATCTCTATAATTGTTAAGAAACAAGGAGCTTTGGACCAGCAGGCCGCGACCCCTGCAGGCCTAAGCACCCATGTCTGTCAGTGCAGTGAGGTCTTTACCCCAGTGACAAGCTAGACCCAGGTCTGGTATAGGCAGGTAGAAAgccaattttactgaatttgacatttattgagaacctactatgtgccaagcactatgctGGGTATTAAAGATACATTAGAGAACAAGACAGACACGACTTCTGTCCTTTTGGATTTTATAATATATGGGGGTAGATGTAGGGTGAGGCCAGCATTAAATACTATGCAGGAAATAAAGCAGGGAGATGAGCTGGCAGGATTGTGGGGTGCATTCTAGAAGGGGGCGGGACAATCTTTCAGGAGGGATGGTTGAGCTGAGAACTGAAGGATACCAAGAGGCCAGCCACCTGAAAGGAACGCAGTCCAGGCAATGGgtgagcaagtgcaaaggccctgaggctggaaagAGCTCAGTACAACTGACCCTTGAGCAGTGTGGGTATTCATCCTCATATACCTTAAGGTCAGCCCTTttcatccatggattcaaccaacaatGGATGGtgcagtactgtagtatttactattgaaaaataccTGCGTATAACTGAACCCTTGCAATTCAaacccctgttgttcaagggtcaaccgtaCTTGTGAGATCCACCAGAGAGGAGACCTGGGTGGCTAGATCACAGTAAGCCAGAAGGAACTTCAGAAGATGAGGTCAGAGGGGTTGGCAGGGAAGACCCTGCAGACTAGAGCAAATGTTTGGATTTAATTTCAAGGGCAGTGGGAGCTATTGGCGGGTTTTAAAGCAAGGGaatatgatttacatttttaaaagctcactctAGCCACTGTGTAGATAATGGATCATAGTGGCTAGATCACCTGGGTGGATGGAGAGTGATGCCAAGATCAGGATGAAAAAGGTAAATGGGGGAATCCAAAGTCAGACGCCTGACTGAGGACAACCAGGTGCAGCAACTGAGTAGCCCAGTGGTCTGCAGACTTGAGCAAACacaagaatcacctgggggcttgTTAAAGCAGAAACCTCTGGGCCCAggccccagagtttctgattcaggagtACAGGGATGGGTCCAAAAATTGTGtcccagtttttaaaagttcctgGGCAATACTGATGCTGCTACTCTGgggactacactttgagaaccactgaaaaaGTCAGTTGGACACAGGCTCCTGGAGCTCTGGTGCCCAGGGTAGGCTCTAGGCTGGCCTGGTATATCACATACATAAAACTGTGGGAATGGTTGGGCTCTCTCAGGAGCTTGGAATAGAGAAGGGCGGGGGTCCACAGACAGGGCCGTGAGGTTGCTAATGTTTAGAGgtcaggaagaggaggatgactgAGAAGGGACAGCCAGGCAGGTAGGAGGACAATCAGGAGAGTGTGGTGACCAGGAAGgtgtggcaggcagaatggcTCCCCAAAGATATCCAGCCCCTAATTTCTGGAATCTGTGAATACGCTACCTTACAcggcaaaagggactttgaagATGTAATTACAGTCATGGAGCTGAATTATACGGGTGGATCTAATCGAATCACATGCCTTTTAACAGTAGAGAAATTTCTTCTGGCTGGAGTCAGAGATGTAGCAGAAGAGGAGGCAAGcctataaaaatatcaatcagATGATATCCCCTCCAAGCCTGAGAAGGAACTGGCACACTGTTGCTGACTCTGAGATGGAAGGGGCCACGTGCAAGGACCACAGAGCCCCCTCTAAGAGCTAAGGATCACTCTTGGCTGACAGCAAGGACACGGGGACCTGGGGGCGAGAACTTCAGGGATCTGGATTTGCCAATAAACAATGGGCTTTGAAGCggattcttccccagagcctccagtgaGGTTGATGCCTTGATCTTAGCCCAGTTAGACTGGTGTCAGACTTCTAACACACAGAACCATGAGATAATAAACAGGTGTTGCTTTAAACAGCTAGTTTTTGTGGTCCTCTATtacaagagggaaagaaaaatacagaagccaagagaaaaaaaagcacttaAAGGTCAATCAGGTCAGCTTCATCAAATGCTGACCAGAGTCCAATAACCTGAGGGCGTCTGAAGGATTTGGCAACAAGAGCAGAATGGTGGTGTGGAGCTGGGCAGACTGGTATTGAAGTGagttgaaaagaaaatgcagggTAGAAGTAGACACAGAATAGTGGGCAGAGCCACTGCCCACGAAGAGTGGGAATGAGGCCACCTGTAGCAGGCGGGAAATTCGGGACAGAGAGGCATGTTTGTTTTAAGGTGGGAGGTTTGGGGACACATAAGCGGGAGGAAATGACCCGCAGTCAAGGCAAGATGGGCGCAGGAGGGAGGTGATACCCAAAGGCCTCCAGCTCTCGATCTGGCAAGAGTGGGAGGACGCAGGGAACAGGCTGGAGGGGATGGGATCCAGGGCCATTCTTCCTTTGCGCCACGAGCGCGCAGGTGCGGCAGATTTTGCAGATTTGGTGCTGGGAAGCTGAGGGCCATCACCTTGCTTGCTCAGGACCTGCGCAGTTTGACTTTAAAGTCCCGTCTGCGTCTAC
The genomic region above belongs to Hippopotamus amphibius kiboko isolate mHipAmp2 chromosome 9, mHipAmp2.hap2, whole genome shotgun sequence and contains:
- the TRIM50 gene encoding E3 ubiquitin-protein ligase TRIM50 isoform X1 → MAWQVSVPELEDRLQCPICLEVFKEPLMLQCGHSYCKGCLLSLSRHPDSELRCPVCRQEVDCSSSPPNVSLARVIEALQLPGDPEPQVCAHHRNPLSLFCEKDQELICGLCGLLGSHQHHRVTPVSTVYSRMKEELAALISDLKQEQKKVEEQIAKLVNNRTRIVNESDVFSWVIRREFQELHHLVDEEKARCLEGVEGHTRGLVASLDMQLEQARGARERLVQATGVLEQFGNESHHEFIRKYHTMASSSELQQARPLEGTFSPISFKPGLHQADIKLTVWKRLFRKVLPAPESLKLDPATAHPLLELSKGNTVVQCGLLAQRRASQPEGFDYSTCVLASRGFSCGRHYWEVGVGSKSDWRLGVIKGTASRKGKLSKSPEHGVWLIGLKEGRVYEAFSCPRVPLPVAGHPHRIGVYLHYEQGELTFFDADRPDDLRPLYTFQADFQGKLYPILDTCWHERGSNSLPMVLPPSSGPSHLTPPQPTKL
- the TRIM50 gene encoding E3 ubiquitin-protein ligase TRIM50 isoform X2 gives rise to the protein MAWQVSVPELEDRLQCPICLEVFKEPLMLQCGHSYCKGCLLSLSRHPDSELRCPVCRQEVDCSSSPPNVSLARVIEALQLPGDPEPQVCAHHRNPLSLFCEKDQELICGLCGLLGSHQHHRVTPVSTVYSRMKEELAALISDLKQEQKKVEEQIAKLVNNRTRIVNESDVFSWVIRREFQELHHLVDEEKARCLEGVEGHTRGLVASLDMQLEQARGARERLVQATGVLEQFGNESHHEFIRYHTMASSSELQQARPLEGTFSPISFKPGLHQADIKLTVWKRLFRKVLPAPESLKLDPATAHPLLELSKGNTVVQCGLLAQRRASQPEGFDYSTCVLASRGFSCGRHYWEVGVGSKSDWRLGVIKGTASRKGKLSKSPEHGVWLIGLKEGRVYEAFSCPRVPLPVAGHPHRIGVYLHYEQGELTFFDADRPDDLRPLYTFQADFQGKLYPILDTCWHERGSNSLPMVLPPSSGPSHLTPPQPTKL